The Clostridiaceae bacterium HFYG-1003 genome includes a window with the following:
- a CDS encoding aminoacyl-histidine dipeptidase yields MSLNLKPEKVFHFFEEMSKIPRTSGNEKAISDWLVAFGKERGLETIQDEALNVIIKKPGTKGYEDKAPVIIQGHMDMVGEKTAESAHNFETDPIQLRVIDEHLYATDTTLGGDNGIAVAMGMAVLDSDDLEHPPIELLVTTNEEVGMDGAAAVDPAHLAGTRLLNIDSEEEGIFFVSCAGGNVTKVTFSPTFREVKETGYELRIFGLLGGHSGMEIIKQRGNAVQLLGRALKEIGSLTLSEISGGAKHNAIPRDARAVFTAQNLDMAAVKSFCLDVFGREFQEDPIQCEIREVEVSRLMDETTSQAIVDYLVIMPDGVQSMMKTMENMVESSLNSGVLEMKDDQVIITHAIRSSSPTRKKQVTQKVETLAKAMGAKAEAFSDYPEWEYEPNSQLKDTCLSVYEKVTGKAGEIMAIHAGLECGLLKQKLPNTEMISFGPDMADVHTPNEHLSIKSVERTWEFMKELLKSL; encoded by the coding sequence ATGAGTTTAAATTTGAAACCTGAAAAAGTATTCCATTTCTTTGAGGAAATGTCCAAGATTCCGCGGACGTCCGGCAATGAGAAAGCCATCAGCGACTGGCTGGTTGCCTTCGGCAAGGAGCGGGGACTGGAAACCATCCAGGATGAAGCGCTCAATGTCATCATCAAGAAGCCCGGCACCAAGGGGTACGAGGATAAGGCACCGGTCATCATCCAGGGTCACATGGATATGGTGGGTGAAAAGACGGCGGAGTCTGCTCATAATTTTGAAACCGATCCGATTCAGCTGCGGGTCATCGACGAGCATCTCTATGCCACGGACACGACGCTGGGCGGTGACAACGGCATTGCCGTTGCCATGGGCATGGCGGTGCTTGATTCGGATGATCTGGAACACCCGCCCATTGAGCTTCTGGTCACCACCAATGAGGAAGTCGGAATGGACGGAGCGGCCGCAGTGGATCCGGCGCACCTGGCCGGCACTCGTCTTTTGAACATTGACTCCGAGGAAGAGGGCATTTTCTTTGTCAGCTGCGCCGGCGGCAATGTGACCAAGGTTACGTTCAGCCCGACCTTCCGGGAAGTGAAGGAAACAGGCTATGAGCTGCGCATTTTCGGTCTGCTGGGCGGTCACTCCGGCATGGAGATCATTAAGCAGCGGGGCAATGCCGTTCAGCTGCTGGGCCGGGCACTGAAGGAAATCGGCAGCCTGACGCTGTCGGAAATTTCCGGCGGAGCCAAGCACAACGCGATTCCGCGGGATGCCAGAGCCGTCTTCACGGCTCAGAATCTGGACATGGCAGCGGTCAAGTCCTTCTGCCTGGATGTTTTCGGCCGTGAGTTCCAGGAGGATCCGATTCAGTGCGAAATCCGGGAAGTCGAGGTCAGCCGCCTGATGGACGAGACCACCTCTCAGGCCATCGTTGACTACCTGGTGATCATGCCCGATGGCGTGCAGAGCATGATGAAGACCATGGAAAACATGGTGGAATCATCCCTGAACTCCGGGGTTCTGGAAATGAAGGATGACCAGGTGATCATCACCCATGCCATCCGCAGTTCCTCACCCACCCGCAAGAAGCAGGTTACACAGAAGGTGGAAACCCTGGCGAAAGCCATGGGTGCCAAAGCCGAAGCGTTCTCCGATTATCCGGAGTGGGAATACGAGCCCAATTCGCAGTTGAAGGACACCTGCCTCTCCGTGTATGAAAAAGTCACGGGCAAGGCCGGCGAAATCATGGCGATCCATGCCGGACTCGAGTGCGGTCTGCTCAAGCAGAAGCTGCCGAATACCGAAATGATCAGCTTCGGACCGGATATGGCCGATGTCCATACGCCCAACGAGCACCTCTCCATCAAATCCGTGGAGCGGACCTGGGAGTTCATGAAGGAACTGCTGAAGAGCCTGTAA
- a CDS encoding flavin reductase family protein: MAIEFMKYLDRSLKYLHRQGAFLTVKDKDGRENVMTISWGNIGFEWGRPIFTVLVRKSRYTFELIENAKEFTVSIPTQSSTKDKLAFAGTRSGREIDKFEQGIITRAKAKSVDTSTVLESDIVYECRIIYKHKIDPDILADEVLRTSYRDGDYHNIYYGEIVEAYKRD, from the coding sequence ATGGCTATCGAATTTATGAAATACCTGGATCGCAGTTTAAAATACCTGCACCGGCAGGGCGCATTCCTGACTGTGAAAGATAAAGACGGACGGGAAAACGTCATGACCATCTCGTGGGGCAACATCGGCTTTGAATGGGGTCGACCCATTTTTACGGTTCTCGTGCGCAAATCGCGCTATACCTTTGAACTCATTGAAAACGCAAAGGAGTTTACGGTATCCATTCCCACCCAGTCCAGCACGAAGGACAAACTGGCATTTGCCGGCACTCGTTCAGGCCGCGAGATTGACAAGTTTGAGCAGGGCATTATTACCCGGGCCAAGGCAAAAAGTGTCGATACCAGCACGGTCCTGGAGTCTGACATCGTCTATGAATGCCGCATTATCTACAAGCACAAGATCGATCCGGATATTCTGGCAGACGAAGTCCTGCGCACATCTTATCGCGATGGAGACTACCACAACATCTATTATGGGGAAATTGTCGAAGCCTACAAGCGCGATTAG
- a CDS encoding LCP family protein — MNDDLFEDRITVHRKTRRGLLAAISIVFFLIIGVVVLMGFQYKNLIMLNIQGEEITPEEVAVNSQVVEKINSYNNQVANILLVGIDSSVNNTRPQRSDSMIILSVDDIHKTIKMSSLMRDTYVNIDGHGKDKLNHSYAYGGIRLLMKTINQNFDMNVTDYVQVDFGDLITIVNDLGGVEMAVTKAEARYTNIVIEQINKSNRTSVPLLELKDQTINLDGTQALAFSRIRYLDSDYARAARQRKVLMAVYSKMKQVNPTELPKFIADMSQHVETNLNEFQIFDLAMKANDPKMTVHGTRFPSERTATEVNAKSWHLLYDKAKTVEELHAFIFKDVDPATGKALNPEQNTKPGTP, encoded by the coding sequence ATGAACGATGATTTATTTGAAGACCGAATAACTGTTCACAGGAAAACCAGACGGGGTCTGCTGGCTGCGATTTCCATCGTGTTCTTTTTGATTATTGGGGTCGTAGTCCTGATGGGCTTCCAGTACAAGAATCTGATTATGCTGAATATTCAGGGCGAAGAAATTACCCCGGAAGAAGTTGCGGTTAACTCGCAGGTCGTGGAAAAGATCAATTCCTATAATAATCAGGTAGCCAACATTCTGCTGGTGGGGATTGACTCTTCGGTGAATAATACAAGACCGCAGCGATCCGATTCCATGATCATCCTGTCAGTGGATGATATTCATAAAACCATTAAGATGTCGTCTCTGATGCGGGACACCTATGTTAATATTGACGGGCACGGCAAGGACAAATTAAACCATTCCTATGCCTATGGCGGAATTCGCCTGCTGATGAAGACGATCAACCAGAACTTTGACATGAATGTCACGGATTACGTTCAGGTTGATTTCGGAGATCTGATTACCATTGTAAACGACCTGGGTGGTGTGGAGATGGCCGTAACCAAGGCTGAAGCACGCTATACCAATATCGTCATCGAACAGATCAACAAGTCCAATCGGACCTCCGTTCCGCTGCTGGAACTCAAGGATCAGACCATCAATCTGGATGGAACCCAGGCGCTGGCTTTTTCCCGGATTCGCTATCTGGATTCGGACTATGCCCGTGCGGCCAGACAGCGTAAGGTGCTCATGGCAGTTTACAGCAAAATGAAGCAGGTCAATCCAACCGAACTGCCGAAGTTTATTGCCGACATGAGTCAGCATGTGGAAACTAATCTGAATGAATTCCAGATCTTTGATCTGGCGATGAAAGCAAATGATCCCAAAATGACGGTTCATGGCACCCGATTCCCTTCCGAACGAACGGCCACTGAAGTCAACGCCAAGAGCTGGCATCTGCTTTATGACAAGGCAAAAACCGTAGAAGAGCTTCATGCCTTTATCTTTAAGGATGTGGATCCGGCCACCGGGAAAGCTTTAAACCCAGAACAGAATACCAAACCGGGCACGCCTTAA
- a CDS encoding peptidoglycan bridge formation glycyltransferase FemA/FemB family protein: MSFQDIYFEEQYGKLCQLIEGGTCKVFELDTPDGVIRHQFLKRHLPPELDPEQNYFDITTPYGYGGPIITELRGDQTRLLDQYASEFEAYCQEHNIVSEFIRFHPILKNHKTFSDYYQPEQIRRCVVTELDGTGDPLTDQFSKSARKIIRHGLKSGAQIEILEGPTDLTEFSKIYYDTMDRNEAEDFYYFSPEYFQYICDHLRDHIINVSIRYEGKVIASGIYFINDQIMQVHLSGTYREFLHLSPAYLLRYGAIDWANRHGITKVHHGGGVSNSPEDPLLQFKLRFTKSEPLGFFIGRKIHDENVYQNMVELSGMAESSYFPKYRGKK; this comes from the coding sequence ATGTCATTCCAGGATATATACTTTGAAGAGCAATATGGGAAGCTGTGTCAGCTGATTGAGGGCGGAACCTGCAAAGTATTCGAACTTGATACGCCGGACGGAGTAATCCGACATCAGTTTCTAAAACGACATCTCCCGCCAGAATTGGATCCGGAGCAGAATTATTTTGACATCACGACGCCCTACGGATACGGGGGGCCGATTATTACGGAGCTGCGGGGAGATCAGACCAGGTTGCTGGATCAGTATGCCTCAGAATTTGAAGCTTATTGCCAGGAGCATAACATTGTCTCTGAATTCATTCGCTTTCACCCGATTCTGAAGAATCATAAAACCTTCAGCGACTACTACCAGCCGGAGCAGATTCGCCGCTGCGTAGTGACTGAACTGGATGGGACGGGGGATCCGCTGACGGATCAGTTTTCCAAGAGTGCCCGCAAGATCATACGGCATGGCCTTAAATCAGGGGCACAGATCGAGATCCTGGAAGGACCGACGGACCTGACCGAATTTTCGAAAATCTACTATGACACGATGGATCGCAATGAGGCGGAAGACTTTTATTATTTCTCTCCGGAATATTTTCAATACATCTGCGATCACCTGAGAGATCATATCATCAATGTCAGCATCCGGTATGAGGGGAAAGTCATCGCTTCCGGGATTTACTTTATTAACGACCAGATCATGCAGGTTCATCTGTCCGGGACTTACCGGGAATTTCTGCATCTGAGTCCGGCGTATCTGTTGCGGTATGGTGCCATTGACTGGGCCAACCGACACGGAATCACAAAGGTTCACCACGGCGGCGGGGTGTCAAACTCACCGGAGGATCCACTGCTGCAGTTCAAGCTGCGGTTCACGAAAAGCGAACCACTGGGATTCTTTATCGGAAGAAAGATTCACGACGAGAATGTATATCAGAACATGGTGGAATTAAGCGGCATGGCGGAATCGAGCTATTTTCCGAAGTACAGGGGAAAAAAATGA
- a CDS encoding NAD(P)-dependent oxidoreductase: MRKVIISGASGFLGRNLLALFGEDDDVIALTSDVRKLEEISCAAPVRILSNTAFLESNLDLNGFTLLHLAYARSHEAEPITDSIQFSVRLLQAAQALGVRRIIHISSQSLYDVHRAAPAKVSDLVWPTNLYDIGKYYLEHWISEFAVKNRWDFVHLRIASLVGNNFPQRITTRLVQNALTKGEISINLNGKLFSYTHVRDVADAILIAQCMEDPAFWNQTYNVGSMESYPLTHVAKAIGEVCAEEGITVTIHEAPAPENGENSSLDSLDFMERTGWQAKFSLKDIIRDEVKFQLRQNNDSLSRTKGNGLNV, encoded by the coding sequence ATGAGAAAAGTAATTATATCAGGAGCTTCCGGGTTCCTGGGCAGAAATTTATTGGCCTTGTTTGGGGAAGATGATGATGTCATCGCGCTGACCTCGGATGTCAGGAAACTCGAAGAAATAAGCTGCGCGGCACCGGTCAGGATTCTGTCGAATACGGCATTTCTTGAATCAAATCTCGATCTCAACGGCTTCACGCTGCTTCATCTGGCCTATGCCCGCAGTCATGAAGCGGAGCCGATTACAGACAGCATTCAGTTTAGTGTCCGGCTGCTGCAGGCGGCACAGGCCTTGGGAGTCCGCCGGATCATCCACATATCCAGCCAGAGTCTTTATGATGTTCATCGCGCCGCACCGGCCAAAGTTTCAGATCTGGTATGGCCAACGAACTTGTATGACATTGGCAAATACTATCTGGAACACTGGATCTCGGAGTTTGCGGTGAAAAACCGGTGGGACTTTGTCCACCTGCGCATAGCCAGCCTGGTGGGAAACAATTTCCCACAGCGAATTACCACCCGGCTAGTTCAAAACGCCCTGACCAAGGGGGAGATATCAATCAATCTGAATGGTAAGTTGTTTTCCTATACCCATGTCCGGGATGTGGCAGATGCGATTCTGATTGCACAGTGCATGGAAGATCCTGCCTTCTGGAACCAGACTTACAACGTGGGTTCGATGGAAAGTTATCCGCTGACCCATGTCGCAAAAGCCATCGGTGAAGTCTGCGCCGAAGAGGGAATTACGGTCACCATTCACGAGGCTCCGGCTCCGGAAAATGGGGAGAACAGTTCCCTGGACAGCCTGGATTTCATGGAGCGAACCGGCTGGCAGGCCAAGTTCAGCCTGAAAGACATCATCCGGGATGAAGTGAAGTTTCAGCTGCGCCAGAACAACGACTCGTTGTCCCGTACGAAAGGAAATGGCTTGAATGTATAG
- a CDS encoding sugar transferase — MYSLFFKRLFDIVLSALLLFLLSPVLLVVWILVRFKLGSPALFRQRRPGKGERIFEIIKFRSMSDARDANGQLLPDKVRLTRFGKLLRASSLDELPELWCILKGDMSFVGPRPLSVMYLPYYSEEEALRHSVRPGLTGLAQINGRNTLNWDDRLAYDLAYVRDITFRNDLRILVQTFLKVVRKEDVVVSGTGKVGDLDEIRTVRRPELLRKK; from the coding sequence ATGTATAGTTTATTCTTTAAACGACTGTTTGATATCGTTCTTTCAGCCTTGCTGCTGTTCCTGCTGTCCCCGGTGCTTCTGGTGGTCTGGATTCTGGTTCGTTTCAAGCTTGGGTCGCCGGCTCTGTTCCGTCAGCGCCGGCCGGGTAAAGGCGAACGGATCTTTGAAATCATCAAGTTCCGCAGCATGTCCGATGCCAGGGATGCCAATGGCCAGCTGTTGCCGGACAAAGTGCGGCTGACCCGTTTTGGCAAGCTGCTGCGGGCGTCTTCACTGGATGAACTGCCGGAGCTGTGGTGCATTTTAAAGGGCGACATGTCTTTCGTCGGTCCCAGACCGCTGTCTGTGATGTACCTGCCCTACTACAGCGAGGAAGAAGCCTTGCGTCACTCGGTCCGTCCAGGTCTCACGGGGCTGGCCCAGATTAACGGACGCAACACCTTAAACTGGGATGATCGACTGGCCTATGATCTGGCGTATGTCCGTGACATCACATTCCGAAATGATCTTCGAATTCTGGTGCAGACCTTTTTAAAAGTGGTGCGCAAGGAGGATGTGGTGGTTTCGGGAACGGGAAAGGTCGGGGATCTGGATGAAATTCGGACGGTACGCCGGCCTGAATTACTTAGAAAAAAATGA
- a CDS encoding O-antigen ligase family protein, with protein MRNNYLGQLNFSNQAGKALQLLKELQWADWAMIYFFGQRMFTSLFSAVLETKGILLSMGVLALLYAMTLLEAWRLRSLKGIRTFILLVLLVMVLILGTMTFNQQAMEWMMDFNYGIFTKTFDVRKGLFGAFVILMVRRPDNLLRNLRIAAGISFVYLLFQLGLFVVTGSWANYYIMEDQQSSTLMYNLSFGYEMMFAALVFLGSALEPGKRNEWAAGIAGVMIAFLFGSRGVILPVGTFLVFVFFFRLNRTWKVRIAAAGILMAVLILGWNLLRGFTGGTITTGIRNLDMLLSSAFTDDNGRTKIWDLAIRAIQQKFPLGYGVYGDRPFVGSFFRWGYSHNIALELLVSFGIFGLVFLGGLIWLIGRQFIRCQSQSGRLLLMIMIAMNAKLLISDSFWHSSFFWALLGLVLVLSEQTDQPPELSGEAATVGPEKYRGGAFLKGRRGFWLLTGLGLVLNLGLLVVVVNQAVANQKYKPVVFDRPTVIIALQDMNGKALHLGVTELARRGLSASVFVDPKVMPVQEIKGLDRLAEADLHLGLNYRPLRLDSFPPIEQYLELSRNKFSDSGRSGALALSTTVENIHPDMLQYLRQQSDAMILKSRRRDSFTYESVTQNDLYKLDSLNASINDLNLSRRQPYIASQIQLAKEKEALLILYWRNLSVQPVNLKNNDTYAKFDYYKDTLDLLQANGFEFITITELLDRARMSEEEKTLKSLIVNSDIYRTLR; from the coding sequence ATGAGAAATAATTATTTGGGACAGTTAAATTTTAGCAATCAAGCAGGCAAAGCGCTCCAGCTGTTGAAAGAGCTGCAGTGGGCAGACTGGGCGATGATCTACTTCTTTGGTCAGAGGATGTTCACTTCACTGTTCAGCGCTGTTCTTGAAACTAAGGGGATCCTGCTGTCAATGGGTGTCCTGGCGCTGCTTTACGCCATGACCCTGCTCGAGGCCTGGCGACTTCGGTCGCTGAAGGGAATCCGCACCTTTATCCTGCTGGTTCTGCTGGTGATGGTTCTGATATTGGGTACCATGACGTTTAATCAGCAGGCGATGGAATGGATGATGGATTTCAACTATGGGATTTTTACCAAGACTTTCGATGTGCGCAAAGGCTTGTTCGGTGCTTTTGTCATACTGATGGTGCGCCGGCCGGACAATCTGCTCAGGAATCTTCGGATCGCTGCCGGCATATCCTTCGTTTACCTGCTCTTTCAGCTGGGACTCTTTGTTGTGACCGGGAGCTGGGCCAACTATTACATTATGGAGGATCAGCAGTCCAGTACATTGATGTACAACCTGTCCTTTGGCTATGAGATGATGTTCGCCGCCCTGGTGTTTCTGGGCAGTGCGCTGGAACCCGGGAAGCGAAACGAATGGGCGGCAGGCATCGCCGGCGTGATGATCGCGTTTCTGTTTGGATCCCGCGGCGTGATTCTGCCGGTGGGTACCTTCCTGGTTTTCGTTTTTTTCTTCCGGCTTAATCGTACCTGGAAAGTCCGGATCGCAGCGGCAGGAATCCTGATGGCTGTGCTGATTCTGGGATGGAATCTGCTGCGAGGATTTACCGGTGGAACCATTACCACGGGCATCAGAAATCTCGACATGCTGCTGAGCAGCGCCTTTACGGATGACAACGGCCGGACCAAGATCTGGGATCTTGCCATCCGGGCGATTCAGCAAAAGTTTCCCCTGGGGTATGGGGTATATGGTGACCGGCCCTTCGTCGGTTCCTTCTTCCGCTGGGGGTACAGTCATAATATTGCCCTGGAACTGCTGGTCAGTTTTGGGATTTTCGGACTTGTTTTCCTGGGAGGACTGATCTGGCTGATTGGCCGGCAGTTTATCCGCTGTCAGTCCCAAAGTGGTCGACTCCTGCTCATGATCATGATCGCCATGAACGCGAAGCTGTTGATCTCAGACAGTTTCTGGCATTCCAGCTTTTTCTGGGCTCTGCTCGGGCTTGTGCTGGTGCTGTCTGAGCAGACCGATCAGCCTCCGGAATTATCAGGGGAAGCAGCAACGGTTGGACCTGAAAAATACCGCGGAGGGGCATTCCTGAAAGGGCGGCGTGGATTCTGGCTGCTGACCGGATTGGGACTTGTGCTCAACCTGGGTTTGCTGGTAGTGGTGGTCAATCAGGCTGTTGCCAACCAGAAGTACAAACCGGTTGTCTTTGATCGGCCGACTGTCATCATTGCCCTGCAGGATATGAATGGCAAAGCCCTGCACCTGGGGGTCACCGAACTGGCTCGCCGCGGTCTTTCCGCCAGCGTCTTCGTGGATCCAAAAGTCATGCCGGTTCAGGAAATTAAGGGACTCGACCGCCTGGCGGAAGCCGATTTGCATCTGGGGCTCAACTATCGGCCGCTGCGACTCGACAGCTTCCCGCCCATTGAGCAGTATCTGGAACTGAGCCGGAATAAGTTCAGTGACAGCGGCCGCAGCGGCGCTCTGGCTCTGTCTACCACTGTGGAAAACATTCACCCGGACATGCTGCAGTATCTGCGCCAACAATCGGATGCGATGATTTTAAAATCAAGACGACGGGATTCCTTTACCTATGAGAGCGTGACTCAGAATGATCTGTACAAGCTGGATTCACTCAACGCCAGCATCAATGATCTGAATCTGAGCCGCCGCCAGCCGTATATCGCCAGCCAGATTCAACTGGCCAAGGAGAAGGAGGCATTGCTCATCCTGTATTGGAGGAATCTCTCCGTGCAGCCGGTGAACCTGAAAAATAATGACACCTATGCCAAGTTTGACTATTACAAAGACACACTGGATTTGCTTCAGGCCAATGGATTTGAATTCATTACGATCACGGAACTGCTGGATCGGGCCAGAATGTCAGAAGAGGAGAAGACCCTGAAGAGTCTGATTGTCAATTCGGATATCTACAGGACGTTAAGGTAA
- a CDS encoding aminotransferase class I/II-fold pyridoxal phosphate-dependent enzyme, whose protein sequence is MSNNENVENEHIWLASPHMSDEGFEKEYIEEAFATNWIAPLGKNVNEFEIELAALIDRKAAAALVSGTSAIHLALKAAKVRPGDRVLCQSLTFSASANPILYEQAVPVFIDSSPDTWNIDPDLLEEALKSYDHVGAVIVVDLYGLGSDYERIEAICQKYNVPLIEDAAEALGSVYQNRPAGSFGDFGILSFNGNKIITTSGGGMVLSNNQKAIDKIKFWATQSRDLAKHYEHSELGYNYRLSNVLAGIGRGQLKVLSDRVSKKQEIYHYYREHLEGLEGVSFMPEVEGHSPNYWLTSILLDGPVSASQLIQHLADHNIDARKLWKPMHLQPIFQKYDFWGSDVSERLFQTGVCLPSDTKMTLKQMERIVAVIKQLWDRS, encoded by the coding sequence ATGAGTAATAACGAAAACGTGGAAAATGAGCACATATGGCTCGCGTCGCCGCACATGAGCGACGAGGGTTTTGAAAAAGAATATATTGAAGAGGCATTTGCAACCAACTGGATCGCTCCGCTTGGGAAAAATGTCAATGAATTTGAAATAGAGCTGGCCGCGCTGATTGACCGAAAAGCAGCGGCAGCGCTGGTATCGGGTACCAGCGCAATCCATCTGGCGTTGAAAGCCGCCAAGGTCAGACCGGGAGACCGTGTCCTTTGTCAGTCGCTGACATTTTCGGCGTCTGCGAACCCAATCCTGTATGAGCAGGCAGTGCCGGTTTTTATTGACAGTTCACCGGATACCTGGAATATTGATCCGGACCTGCTGGAGGAAGCGCTCAAATCTTATGATCATGTCGGGGCGGTCATCGTGGTGGATCTTTACGGTCTGGGCTCGGATTATGAGCGCATTGAAGCCATTTGCCAAAAGTACAATGTGCCTCTGATTGAAGATGCCGCGGAAGCGCTGGGTTCGGTTTATCAGAACCGTCCCGCCGGCAGCTTCGGTGATTTCGGTATCCTGTCCTTCAACGGAAACAAGATCATCACCACATCGGGCGGCGGCATGGTGCTGAGCAATAACCAGAAGGCCATCGATAAGATCAAGTTCTGGGCAACGCAGTCCAGGGATCTGGCAAAACATTATGAACACAGCGAACTGGGCTATAATTACCGGCTGAGCAATGTCCTGGCCGGAATTGGCCGGGGCCAGCTCAAGGTTCTTTCGGACCGGGTCAGTAAAAAGCAGGAAATTTACCATTATTACCGGGAACATCTGGAGGGTCTGGAAGGGGTCAGCTTCATGCCGGAAGTTGAGGGGCATTCGCCCAATTACTGGCTGACATCCATTCTGCTTGACGGTCCGGTGTCTGCTTCCCAGCTGATTCAGCATTTGGCGGATCACAACATTGACGCCCGTAAATTATGGAAGCCGATGCATCTGCAGCCGATTTTCCAGAAGTATGATTTCTGGGGAAGCGATGTCAGTGAACGGCTCTTTCAAACGGGGGTCTGTCTGCCTTCAGACACAAAAATGACCCTGAAGCAAATGGAGCGTATTGTTGCTGTCATCAAGCAGCTTTGGGATAGATCGTGA
- a CDS encoding O-antigen polysaccharide polymerase Wzy family protein, producing MGKFSEKIRSFPKGKVSIEVAAIALISAVSVLTIFLSDNFSVSTILPFLINLGISAYCLFSLKERMGLLFFNLAIFLFLLARPVIDLMTGFVNHVPNRYTFETGLGANRMLLVALLGLFLGQWLYEHRSEKMGGSRSNRVAALLKSQEGLIRRIALAGYLISLAAMTAVNLEKVIFRRSYGYAALYAEFKTGLPFVVIGFAEVGAAFLALYLATRPQLKYSLITLASYLGSTAILLFAGVRSTFSRSLLFSVFLVLQLLASQSQLTRQVKKRLIGGFVLMGLLLIPVFYGIGINRWNVDRLDTGFPVVIDFIYGQGVSYQTLAKGQELIELPPFDQKNYALGPFLDQYVNDLPENPYTPEYIERGDSMAADLGYYLLGSQYFKGMGMGSSYIIEIFSEFGFPGVFAFSGFLGLLLGSLSNITWKNSLIDVVKIRILLDIFYIPRAAAIRFLLNLIAPKFFLPILFTIILACCCRTVSEKWGKK from the coding sequence ATGGGGAAATTCTCTGAGAAGATCCGTTCGTTCCCGAAAGGGAAAGTTTCGATTGAAGTGGCAGCGATTGCATTGATCAGTGCGGTATCTGTGCTCACGATTTTTCTGAGTGATAATTTTTCGGTTTCCACGATCCTTCCGTTCCTCATTAATTTGGGGATTTCAGCATACTGTCTCTTTTCCTTGAAAGAGAGAATGGGTCTGCTGTTCTTCAACCTGGCCATTTTTCTATTTCTGCTGGCTCGTCCCGTCATCGATCTGATGACCGGATTTGTGAACCACGTGCCCAACCGCTATACCTTCGAAACGGGACTGGGGGCTAATCGAATGCTGCTGGTTGCGCTGCTGGGACTGTTTCTGGGCCAGTGGCTGTATGAGCACAGGTCTGAAAAGATGGGCGGCTCAAGGAGCAATCGAGTGGCGGCACTGCTGAAGTCTCAGGAAGGATTGATTCGGCGGATTGCTCTGGCTGGATACCTGATCAGCCTGGCTGCCATGACAGCCGTCAATCTGGAAAAAGTAATCTTTCGCAGAAGCTACGGCTATGCGGCACTCTATGCTGAATTTAAAACGGGACTGCCCTTTGTGGTCATCGGCTTTGCCGAAGTGGGCGCTGCTTTTTTGGCCTTGTATCTTGCCACCCGGCCGCAGCTGAAGTACAGCCTGATTACACTGGCTTCCTATTTGGGCTCTACCGCCATTCTTCTTTTTGCCGGGGTTCGCTCCACCTTCAGCCGCAGCCTGCTGTTCAGCGTTTTTTTAGTCCTGCAGCTGCTGGCGTCGCAAAGCCAGCTGACCAGGCAGGTGAAAAAGCGTCTGATCGGTGGATTTGTGCTGATGGGATTGCTCCTGATCCCCGTATTTTATGGCATTGGCATCAACCGCTGGAATGTGGATCGTCTGGATACCGGGTTCCCGGTGGTGATTGATTTCATCTACGGTCAGGGGGTGTCGTATCAGACCCTGGCCAAGGGACAGGAATTAATTGAACTGCCGCCCTTTGATCAGAAAAATTACGCGCTGGGTCCGTTTCTGGATCAGTATGTGAATGACCTGCCGGAAAATCCCTACACGCCGGAATACATTGAACGGGGTGACAGCATGGCGGCGGATCTGGGGTACTATCTGCTGGGCAGCCAGTACTTTAAGGGGATGGGCATGGGCTCCTCCTACATCATCGAAATCTTCAGTGAGTTCGGCTTTCCCGGCGTTTTTGCCTTCAGCGGCTTTTTGGGGCTTCTGCTGGGCTCGCTGTCCAATATCACCTGGAAGAACAGTCTGATTGATGTGGTCAAGATCAGGATCCTACTGGATATATTTTATATTCCCAGGGCCGCGGCCATTCGATTTCTGCTCAACCTGATTGCGCCCAAATTCTTTCTTCCGATCCTGTTTACCATTATTCTTGCCTGCTGCTGTCGAACTGTTTCTGAAAAATGGGGTAAAAAATGA